In Desulfopila inferna, the following are encoded in one genomic region:
- a CDS encoding MTH1187 family thiamine-binding protein — MKVNIDLGIVPIGTGVSLSKYIIACHEILDETGLEIKLHAFGTNIEGEWDEVMSAVKRCQEKVHEMGVPRILTTIKLATRTDREQAMSDKVESVLQRKAKGQQSQ, encoded by the coding sequence ATGAAGGTGAATATAGACCTTGGCATTGTACCCATTGGCACCGGCGTTTCTTTATCAAAATATATCATAGCCTGTCATGAGATTCTCGACGAAACAGGACTTGAGATAAAGCTGCATGCTTTTGGAACGAATATCGAAGGTGAGTGGGATGAAGTCATGTCAGCGGTAAAAAGATGTCAAGAAAAAGTACATGAAATGGGCGTTCCGCGAATATTAACTACTATCAAGCTGGCAACACGGACCGACAGAGAGCAGGCAATGAGCGATAAGGTGGAAAGTGTTCTGCAGCGAAAAGCGAAGGGTCAGCAGTCTCAATGA
- a CDS encoding CBS domain-containing protein codes for MSYIYGIDGLLFKSSYEALQHQGKKIKPCEQSARVPGGTCNQAIKTYTGTMQGTAVGRHLVPVSQIMSSPVLTISRYQSLYTAWRLLKEANIRQLIVISGKNEAIGVLADRDILQHLNVKDGEVETSRIQPVADVLQAEIYTTDSTSDIRQVAGVMAEHHIDAVAIVDKHRATGIVTRGDILRCFASNPKLNLWA; via the coding sequence ATGTCGTATATTTATGGCATCGATGGTCTGCTTTTTAAAAGCAGCTATGAAGCACTTCAACACCAAGGAAAAAAGATAAAGCCTTGTGAACAATCTGCTCGGGTTCCCGGCGGCACTTGTAACCAGGCAATAAAAACATACACAGGTACAATGCAAGGAACGGCTGTTGGCCGACATCTGGTACCTGTCTCTCAAATTATGTCCTCACCTGTTTTAACCATCAGCAGGTATCAATCCCTGTACACTGCCTGGCGTCTGCTGAAAGAAGCAAATATCCGCCAATTGATTGTTATTTCCGGAAAGAATGAGGCAATTGGTGTTCTGGCGGACCGGGATATCCTTCAACATCTGAATGTGAAAGACGGTGAAGTTGAAACGAGCAGGATTCAGCCTGTAGCCGATGTGCTACAGGCTGAAATATATACCACTGACAGCACCAGCGATATCCGCCAAGTTGCCGGGGTGATGGCTGAGCACCATATCGATGCCGTTGCAATTGTTGACAAGCACCGCGCGACAGGTATCGTAACCCGGGGTGATATACTCAGATGTTTTGCCTCGAACCCAAAACTTAACCTCTGGGCCTGA
- a CDS encoding response regulator, with the protein MNKIELLLDTLFREKASVLADGFLDGNDLEYRETLDGIREIAPEIERICMYAANGNLFSCSGNAIHHNVKPENIASTAAPYFFGQVKTGIGDILLYRNNFYADGDKVGFLSIYYSMENILREKSRSFFTIVMLLFVSLALLTVILSAFLNRLLVKPLIILRNDMRKIEANESQATATDSSAVVIDEIAAVFNDMSLKLSLHKKELARCRENMKELRVIKDIAEQSSKAKGEFLASMSHEIRTPMNGVMGLTTLLLDTPLDESQMHYVQTLQSSSESLLRIINDILDFSKIEAGKMKLEEFNFNLRQLLDDFIDITSLKAEAKGLAYVFCVEPVVPSLLIGDSGRLRQILLNLTGNAIKFTHQGQVVVHVTVLEQGEEDCRLRFSIQDTGIGIPDSRKADIFKTFTQADSSITRRFGGTGLGLAISRELCSLMEGEIGFHSQEKTGSEFFFTARFKKQKSSEESPDWLRKIVGRRVLIVDHNSNVRNMLRKQLQHWGAEIGEAERGMEAVSILQQAGGNGKPFDYAFLSMDLPDKNGVVYGNCIVADPNIPALRMVLMHDSSYRNKLRGLIGMRFTAFLAKPVRYHGLIACLSMLLTGKRPVVQRPRCTTLSSCKEKKGRILLAEDNSINQQVVIGILNKIGYTHVDVVGNGMEAIQALEAFPYSLVLMDVQMPEMDGLEATRRFRQVHSSMRNRNVPIIALTAHVMEGDKERCIAAGMNDYITKPVSPDALGHILELYINQDGGDKQESSLEAPDSVCATQCNNINTSSVFYAQELERRVLNDKSLAKTIVKEFVKDMQVQLEYLFSSIAEKDFELIKKQIHKMKGAVGNVGASRMREAIIEIENYLAQNDKGGDLDHHGKIIEQHFKQLRVKMEEYLLEP; encoded by the coding sequence TTGAATAAAATTGAGCTCCTTCTCGACACTTTGTTCAGAGAAAAAGCTTCTGTCCTGGCAGATGGATTTCTTGACGGCAATGATCTGGAATATCGAGAGACTCTCGATGGAATCAGAGAAATAGCGCCGGAGATTGAAAGAATTTGTATGTATGCTGCAAACGGAAATCTATTTTCATGTTCCGGAAATGCTATTCATCATAATGTTAAACCGGAGAATATAGCTTCTACTGCAGCGCCATATTTTTTTGGGCAGGTTAAAACAGGAATAGGTGATATTTTACTGTATCGTAATAATTTCTATGCAGACGGTGACAAAGTAGGCTTTCTTTCGATTTATTACTCGATGGAAAATATCCTCAGGGAGAAAAGCAGATCTTTTTTTACGATCGTTATGCTGCTTTTTGTCTCTCTTGCCCTGTTGACGGTAATCTTGAGCGCTTTTCTCAACAGGTTGCTGGTCAAACCACTGATCATTCTCAGAAATGACATGAGAAAGATTGAAGCGAATGAATCGCAAGCAACCGCTACTGACTCCTCTGCCGTTGTAATTGACGAGATAGCTGCAGTTTTTAATGATATGTCTCTTAAGCTTTCCCTGCACAAAAAAGAATTAGCAAGGTGCCGTGAAAATATGAAAGAGCTGAGAGTAATCAAGGATATTGCGGAACAGTCAAGCAAGGCCAAAGGTGAATTTCTGGCAAGCATGAGCCACGAGATACGTACACCGATGAATGGGGTCATGGGATTAACAACACTGTTGCTGGATACTCCACTCGATGAATCTCAAATGCACTATGTTCAGACCCTGCAGTCGAGCAGTGAGTCATTGTTGAGAATAATCAATGACATCCTGGACTTCTCAAAAATAGAAGCAGGAAAAATGAAACTGGAGGAATTCAATTTCAATTTGCGGCAACTACTGGATGATTTCATTGATATTACCTCGCTAAAGGCTGAAGCCAAAGGATTGGCATATGTATTTTGTGTCGAGCCTGTTGTTCCTTCTTTGCTGATTGGAGACTCAGGAAGGTTGCGTCAGATTCTTCTTAACCTGACCGGGAATGCGATAAAATTCACTCATCAGGGACAGGTTGTTGTCCATGTCACCGTTCTTGAGCAGGGTGAGGAGGACTGCAGGCTGCGTTTTTCAATTCAGGATACGGGCATAGGTATCCCTGATTCACGGAAGGCTGATATATTTAAAACCTTTACTCAGGCCGATAGCTCTATTACCAGAAGATTCGGTGGAACTGGTCTAGGCCTGGCGATTTCCAGAGAACTCTGTTCACTGATGGAAGGAGAGATTGGATTTCATTCACAGGAGAAAACAGGGTCGGAGTTTTTCTTCACCGCTCGTTTTAAAAAGCAGAAAAGCAGTGAAGAATCTCCCGACTGGCTAAGGAAAATTGTCGGTCGTCGAGTTCTTATCGTCGACCATAATAGCAATGTGCGCAATATGTTGCGGAAGCAACTTCAGCATTGGGGAGCAGAGATAGGCGAGGCAGAACGGGGCATGGAGGCAGTTTCCATTCTGCAGCAAGCCGGGGGTAATGGAAAGCCCTTTGATTATGCTTTTTTAAGTATGGACTTGCCGGATAAGAATGGTGTTGTTTATGGAAACTGTATTGTGGCCGACCCAAACATACCGGCTCTGCGAATGGTTCTCATGCATGATTCAAGCTATCGCAACAAGCTGCGCGGACTTATCGGAATGAGGTTCACGGCATTTTTAGCCAAGCCTGTCCGTTATCATGGCCTGATTGCCTGTTTGAGCATGCTTTTGACCGGGAAGAGACCGGTGGTTCAGCGTCCCAGGTGTACTACACTCTCATCATGTAAAGAAAAAAAGGGCCGGATTCTTCTTGCCGAAGATAACAGCATTAATCAGCAGGTGGTTATCGGTATCCTGAACAAGATAGGGTATACTCATGTTGATGTCGTCGGTAATGGCATGGAGGCGATTCAGGCTCTGGAGGCATTTCCTTATAGCCTGGTATTAATGGATGTCCAGATGCCGGAAATGGACGGACTGGAGGCAACGAGAAGATTTCGTCAGGTACATTCCAGTATGAGGAATCGAAATGTTCCTATCATTGCCCTGACCGCGCATGTCATGGAAGGTGATAAGGAGAGATGTATTGCCGCGGGAATGAATGATTATATCACCAAACCGGTATCACCTGATGCGCTTGGCCATATTCTGGAACTTTATATCAACCAGGATGGCGGAGATAAACAGGAATCGAGTCTGGAAGCCCCGGATAGTGTTTGCGCCACCCAGTGCAACAATATAAATACATCATCCGTTTTTTATGCACAGGAGCTGGAAAGAAGGGTTCTCAACGATAAGTCGCTGGCCAAAACCATTGTTAAAGAATTTGTTAAAGATATGCAGGTCCAACTTGAATACCTGTTTTCGTCCATCGCCGAAAAGGATTTTGAGCTGATTAAAAAGCAGATCCATAAAATGAAAGGTGCCGTAGGCAATGTGGGTGCCTCCAGGATGAGGGAGGCAATTATCGAAATTGAAAATTACCTGGCCCAAAATGATAAAGGCGGCGATCTTGATCATCATGGGAAGATAATCGAACAGCACTTCAAGCAGTTGAGGGTAAAAATGGAGGAATATCTCTTGGAGCCCTGA
- a CDS encoding fumarate hydratase yields MAGFIYQDPFPLDSDETQYRKIDGSERHVGVDTFKGIEVVTIDPEGLTVLANQAMKDVSFMLRPGHNDQVAKVLHDPESSMNEKGVALAFLRNAEVASKLELPICQDTGTAIIMGKKGENIWTGGNDAEALSRGVFNTYTEENLRYSQTVPLDMYTETNTGTNLPAQIDLYATEGNEYKFLFIAKGGGSANKTYLFQETKALLNPEKLLSFLVEKMKTLGTAACPPYHLAFVIGGTSAETNLKTVKLASAKYLDGLPTTGNEHGRAFRDVELEAELQKAAQDSGIGAQFGGKYFTHDVRVVRLPRHGASCPVGMGVSCSADRNIKAKINKHGLWVEVMDDDPARLIPEKYRGKHEHGIKVDLNQPMQEILAELSRYPVGTSLMLTGTIVVGRDIAHAKFKELLDAGKPLPEYLKKHPIYYAGPAKTPPGKPSGSFGPTTAGRMDSYVDLLQSHSGSMVMIAKGNRSPQVTAACKKHGGFYLGSIGGPAAILAEENIKKVECIDYPELGMEAVWKIEVVDFPAFILVDDKGNDFFSELM; encoded by the coding sequence ATGGCAGGATTTATTTATCAGGACCCTTTTCCTTTGGACAGTGATGAAACGCAGTATCGTAAGATTGATGGTTCGGAAAGACATGTCGGCGTGGATACCTTCAAGGGCATTGAAGTTGTTACTATTGATCCTGAAGGGCTGACGGTTCTTGCTAATCAGGCAATGAAGGATGTTTCATTTATGCTGCGGCCGGGTCATAATGATCAGGTAGCTAAGGTTTTGCATGATCCGGAATCATCAATGAATGAAAAAGGAGTTGCTCTGGCGTTTCTCAGAAATGCTGAAGTTGCCTCCAAATTAGAGCTTCCCATCTGCCAGGATACCGGGACTGCAATAATCATGGGGAAAAAAGGGGAGAATATCTGGACGGGCGGCAATGATGCGGAAGCGCTTTCCCGCGGCGTATTTAATACCTATACGGAAGAAAATCTACGCTATTCCCAGACAGTACCTCTTGATATGTACACCGAGACCAACACCGGCACAAACCTGCCAGCTCAGATAGATCTCTATGCAACCGAAGGAAACGAATACAAATTTCTTTTCATCGCTAAAGGCGGCGGTAGTGCAAACAAAACCTATCTTTTTCAGGAGACAAAGGCCCTCCTGAATCCTGAAAAGCTGCTAAGTTTTCTGGTGGAAAAGATGAAAACCCTGGGTACCGCAGCCTGTCCTCCTTATCATCTGGCATTCGTCATTGGGGGTACCAGTGCGGAGACTAACTTGAAAACGGTTAAACTGGCTTCTGCCAAATATCTTGATGGACTGCCAACCACAGGGAATGAACACGGCAGGGCGTTTCGTGATGTAGAACTCGAGGCTGAATTGCAAAAGGCCGCGCAGGACTCAGGCATTGGCGCTCAGTTCGGTGGTAAATATTTCACTCACGATGTTCGTGTTGTCCGCTTGCCGCGTCACGGTGCTTCCTGTCCTGTCGGCATGGGAGTTTCGTGCTCTGCTGATCGGAATATAAAAGCGAAGATCAATAAGCATGGTTTATGGGTCGAGGTTATGGATGACGACCCGGCTCGCTTGATTCCTGAGAAATATCGCGGCAAACATGAGCATGGGATTAAAGTAGATTTAAACCAGCCTATGCAGGAGATCCTGGCAGAGTTGAGCAGGTACCCGGTCGGTACATCACTCATGCTGACAGGTACGATAGTGGTGGGACGGGATATCGCTCATGCCAAATTCAAGGAATTGCTCGATGCAGGAAAGCCTCTCCCGGAGTATTTGAAAAAACATCCGATTTATTATGCAGGTCCCGCCAAAACACCGCCTGGTAAGCCATCGGGGTCATTCGGACCGACAACAGCAGGTCGTATGGACAGTTATGTGGATCTGCTCCAGTCACATAGCGGGTCTATGGTTATGATCGCCAAAGGCAATAGATCCCCGCAGGTGACGGCTGCCTGTAAAAAGCATGGCGGTTTTTACCTTGGCTCCATTGGTGGACCCGCTGCTATTCTTGCGGAAGAAAATATTAAAAAAGTAGAATGCATTGATTATCCCGAACTGGGTATGGAAGCAGTGTGGAAGATTGAGGTTGTCGATTTTCCAGCTTTTATTCTTGTGGATGACAAGGGTAATGATTTCTTTTCCGAGTTGATGTAA
- a CDS encoding (Fe-S)-binding protein: protein MKNYGISQNLYGEIKRLGAKDMEICMQCGNCAAACPLSTGENTFPRKIYRYLQLGLKDKVLESPEPWLCYYCGDCNTDCPRGAEPAETMMATRRWLTTQYDWTGLARLFYASPKLEVAAFAGIALFVMSLFLLFHGPVITDYVALNAFAPAHYVHIGDEIMILIVLGLLGSNAINMYLKIMQGTKVPLKLYFTQAPVFILNYFTQKKWRKCGTGPSSAWARHFFLFSGWVAMEVLVMIFLTSFQTDIVHPFWHPTRIVGYYATVALLVGSTSMLYGRWFKKEENLHRYSDFTDMFFLVLIFAIAFTGILVHFARLGGLPLTTYSIYVIHVGICVGMLMIMLPFGKLSHLMYRPLAIFLTSIKAKAQHDSQVDPVDMEHEIGEAFKTCMQCGTCTSVCTSTHANNYSPRLVLRNLALNRATDTNVDDVSWNCVTCNSCVANCPRGIDIIGLIKSVRRQIGEGKFMPEYLQAPLKSLEKEGNPWGGKRSKKTDWINTPKIPVFSQDKEYCLFTCCTTAYDDTAAKGSLSSGTALVKLLEIGDVSYGTLGTAESCCGDQAEKIGAATVNESLIKANTDLFLKNNVKKILTSSPHCLNAFKKNYPELEENTKTIHYTELLDALITNGSLTPLTEVNSRVTYHDPCYLGRHNGIYEQPRRILQSIPGLKIIEMQNSRKRSQCCGGGGGGAWHILPIDESHGVQRVREAMDTGAEIIATACPYCIRMLNDAIAILGAQNKIAVRDVAELLLQSVEASYISGQTTSANQEEYHV, encoded by the coding sequence TTGAAGAATTATGGTATCAGTCAAAATCTTTATGGCGAGATCAAGAGGTTGGGTGCCAAGGATATGGAAATCTGCATGCAGTGTGGCAACTGTGCTGCGGCATGTCCTCTGTCTACAGGTGAAAACACCTTTCCTCGGAAAATCTACCGCTATCTTCAGCTCGGCCTGAAGGATAAGGTTCTGGAATCTCCGGAACCCTGGCTTTGCTACTATTGCGGCGACTGCAACACCGACTGCCCGCGTGGTGCAGAACCGGCGGAAACAATGATGGCAACCCGCCGCTGGCTGACAACCCAATATGACTGGACAGGTCTTGCCAGGCTCTTTTACGCCTCTCCGAAATTGGAAGTTGCAGCCTTTGCCGGCATCGCACTCTTTGTCATGTCATTGTTTTTACTTTTTCATGGTCCTGTCATTACCGACTATGTTGCCCTGAACGCCTTTGCCCCAGCGCATTACGTGCATATCGGCGATGAAATAATGATCCTGATTGTCCTCGGGCTGCTCGGCTCCAATGCAATAAACATGTATCTCAAGATCATGCAGGGTACCAAAGTTCCGCTGAAGCTTTATTTTACCCAGGCGCCTGTCTTTATCCTGAACTACTTCACTCAGAAAAAGTGGAGAAAGTGCGGTACCGGGCCTTCAAGTGCCTGGGCTAGACACTTCTTTCTCTTCTCCGGTTGGGTAGCTATGGAAGTATTGGTCATGATTTTCCTCACATCTTTCCAAACGGATATAGTCCATCCTTTCTGGCATCCGACCCGAATCGTCGGGTATTACGCCACGGTTGCACTCTTGGTAGGCTCAACCAGCATGCTCTATGGCCGATGGTTTAAAAAGGAAGAAAATCTGCATCGTTATTCGGATTTTACAGATATGTTTTTCCTGGTTCTCATTTTTGCCATCGCTTTCACCGGAATTCTGGTCCACTTTGCCAGACTCGGCGGGCTGCCCTTGACCACCTACTCCATCTATGTCATTCATGTGGGAATCTGCGTGGGCATGCTGATGATCATGCTGCCGTTCGGCAAACTGTCCCATCTGATGTACAGACCGCTGGCCATCTTCCTCACCTCTATAAAAGCGAAAGCACAACATGACTCACAGGTCGATCCCGTCGATATGGAACACGAGATCGGCGAAGCCTTCAAGACCTGTATGCAGTGCGGAACCTGTACCAGTGTGTGTACGTCGACTCATGCCAACAATTACAGCCCTCGACTGGTCCTCAGAAATCTGGCCCTTAACCGGGCTACAGATACCAATGTGGATGATGTCTCCTGGAACTGTGTGACCTGCAACAGCTGTGTGGCAAACTGCCCCCGCGGAATCGACATTATCGGTCTTATCAAATCGGTGCGAAGACAGATAGGGGAAGGAAAATTTATGCCTGAATATCTGCAGGCACCTCTTAAGAGCCTTGAAAAAGAAGGTAATCCCTGGGGCGGCAAACGCTCCAAAAAAACAGATTGGATAAACACACCCAAGATTCCCGTCTTCAGCCAAGATAAAGAATACTGTTTATTCACATGCTGTACCACCGCTTATGACGATACAGCCGCAAAAGGGAGTCTGAGCAGTGGGACCGCCCTGGTCAAGCTTCTGGAAATAGGCGATGTCTCCTATGGGACACTCGGCACAGCGGAATCGTGCTGCGGTGATCAGGCTGAGAAAATAGGTGCGGCGACCGTCAATGAAAGCCTCATCAAGGCGAATACCGATCTTTTCCTGAAAAACAATGTGAAAAAGATTCTGACATCCTCACCCCATTGCCTGAATGCCTTCAAAAAGAATTATCCGGAGTTGGAGGAAAACACCAAAACAATTCATTACACTGAGCTGCTCGATGCACTGATCACCAATGGCAGTCTGACCCCGCTCACTGAGGTGAACAGCAGGGTAACCTACCATGATCCGTGTTATCTCGGCAGACACAATGGAATATATGAACAACCGCGCAGAATCCTGCAGAGTATTCCGGGGCTTAAAATCATAGAGATGCAGAACTCCAGGAAGAGAAGTCAATGCTGTGGAGGCGGAGGCGGCGGAGCCTGGCACATTCTGCCGATAGACGAAAGCCACGGCGTTCAAAGAGTACGTGAAGCCATGGATACCGGAGCTGAGATCATCGCAACCGCCTGCCCCTATTGTATCCGTATGCTGAACGATGCCATTGCAATACTTGGTGCCCAAAATAAAATTGCTGTCCGTGATGTGGCAGAGCTTCTTCTCCAATCCGTAGAAGCATCATATATATCGGGTCAAACCACAAGCGCTAATCAGGAGGAGTATCATGTCTGA
- a CDS encoding CsgG/HfaB family protein, protein MYGKIAFHISCVSMLLLFAISAAAQTTIPEAPSGNLKYSITVAKFKNESSWSGQWDVGDGFTTAMTDLLQQSGWFIVLGDSEMREEAMVEQDFGASGRTAGGKKTPQAGRMTPAQLLVRGSITNVQETGGQGGGVNLFGVRVGGDMGHSEMDITIYLVDSETGQVKASKKVTGRSTNKGFSIGGRILDDIGANYGADKKDNVQKAAEDAIAQGIAFLIDQLESIRWEGTIILANNGKIIVNRGSREGVQVGTKFSVGSVEELIDPDTGEVLDSEMTQTGTLVVTNVKEKISYCSAETGGNAIQKGMTVFAMN, encoded by the coding sequence ATGTACGGAAAGATTGCATTCCATATAAGCTGTGTGTCCATGCTGCTGCTTTTTGCAATAAGTGCAGCTGCACAAACCACTATCCCGGAAGCACCCTCCGGTAATCTGAAATATTCCATTACCGTCGCCAAGTTTAAAAACGAATCCAGTTGGTCCGGACAATGGGATGTAGGAGATGGCTTTACAACCGCCATGACTGATCTTCTTCAGCAGTCCGGCTGGTTTATTGTTTTAGGTGATTCAGAGATGCGTGAAGAGGCTATGGTTGAGCAGGATTTCGGTGCCAGCGGCCGCACTGCCGGCGGTAAAAAAACCCCTCAAGCTGGACGAATGACTCCAGCACAACTGCTGGTCCGCGGCTCTATTACCAATGTTCAGGAAACCGGAGGTCAGGGAGGTGGAGTAAACCTCTTTGGGGTACGAGTCGGCGGCGATATGGGCCATTCGGAAATGGACATAACCATTTACCTTGTTGATTCGGAAACAGGTCAGGTTAAGGCTTCAAAGAAGGTTACCGGCAGATCCACGAACAAAGGCTTTTCCATCGGCGGCAGAATTTTGGACGATATCGGTGCCAATTATGGGGCCGACAAAAAGGACAATGTTCAAAAAGCCGCGGAGGACGCCATCGCTCAGGGAATAGCATTTCTCATAGACCAGTTGGAAAGTATTCGCTGGGAAGGAACCATTATTCTTGCCAACAATGGTAAAATAATTGTCAATCGCGGTTCCCGCGAGGGAGTCCAGGTAGGTACAAAATTCTCAGTAGGGAGTGTTGAGGAATTAATTGATCCCGATACCGGGGAAGTGCTTGATTCCGAGATGACCCAGACGGGAACCTTGGTGGTCACCAATGTGAAAGAGAAAATATCCTATTGCTCGGCTGAGACCGGCGGCAATGCCATTCAAAAAGGAATGACTGTTTTTGCCATGAATTAA
- a CDS encoding YqaA family protein: MIFYLFLFISSFLAATVLPFSSEVILFALVRQGEPEGLLILTASLGNTLGAAVNWYLGRFLLHYQDRNWFYFKQDQIEKMQHWFQRYGIWSLLFSWLPLGGDVLTFIAGVMKVNFLLFIILVGVGKTLRYIAVFYLAAWPILSLN; this comes from the coding sequence ATGATCTTCTACCTTTTCCTTTTTATATCATCATTCCTGGCAGCGACCGTTCTACCCTTTTCTTCAGAAGTAATCCTCTTTGCCCTTGTTCGTCAGGGGGAACCGGAGGGCTTGCTGATTCTCACAGCATCGCTCGGCAACACTCTTGGCGCTGCGGTAAACTGGTATCTCGGCCGCTTTCTTCTTCATTACCAGGATCGCAACTGGTTCTATTTCAAACAGGACCAAATCGAAAAAATGCAGCATTGGTTTCAACGTTATGGCATCTGGTCACTCCTTTTCTCCTGGCTCCCCCTTGGTGGAGATGTGCTCACCTTTATAGCCGGGGTGATGAAGGTGAATTTCCTATTGTTCATTATCCTGGTAGGAGTTGGGAAAACTTTGCGTTACATAGCTGTGTTCTATCTCGCCGCGTGGCCGATTCTTTCCCTTAATTAG